CGTATTGAGAAGTTTACAAATGACAATGAGGTACCTGCTGCCAAATTCGATATAGACAAAGATGCTCAGATAGCCCATGCACGTATTGCCGTAGCTACGAGTCACGTTGTAGGCAAAGGACCGGGTAACTCGGTACAGCGCGACTTCCTGAGTCAGGCTTTCTCTGACTTTATCTTTGCTATCATTATCGAAGAATTGGGATTGATAGGTGGAGCTTTCGTCGTATTCCTTTACGTCTGTCTGCTGATACGAGTCGGGCGTATTGCGAAAAAGTGCGAACGAACATTCCCTGCTTTCCTTATAATAGGAATTGCACTACTACTTGTATCGCAAGCTATATTCAACATGATGGTAGCAGTAGGATTGGCCCCGGTAACCGGACAGCCGCTTCCGCTTATCAGTAAAGGTGGTACTTCTACACTTATCAACTGTGCTTATATCGGTATGATACTGAGTGTGAGCCGCTATACCGCCAGACTGGAAGAGCAGAAAGAACACGATGCTTTGATACCCATGCAAGTAGAAGTACCTGCCGAAGAGACAAATAGCGATGCACAAACAGCTGCTGAACCGACGGCAAAGGTATTGAACAGTGATGCTGAATTTGAATAAAAATAAGATATATGGAAACAAAAAATAACGGACCACGCATCATAATCAGTGGTGGAGGTACAGGAGGGCATATATTTCCCGCAGTATCTATCGCCAACGCCATCAAGGAACTGCGCCCAGATGCAGAAATCCTCTTTGTAGGTGCAGAAGGACGAATGGAGATGCAACGCGTGCCCGATGCAGGATATAAAATTATCGGTCTGCCTGTAGCAGGTTTCGACCGTAAGCGCTTATGGAAGAACTTTGCAGTAATTATCAAGTTATTGCGTAGCCAATGGAAAGCACGTCGTATCCTGAAAGAATTTAGCCCGCAGGTAGCAGTAGGTGTAGGCGGATATGCCAGTGGTCCTACATTAAAAGTAGCGGGCATGATGGGAGTCCCTACTTTGATACAAGAGCAGAATTCTTATGCAGGAGTGACAAACAAGTTGCTTGCACAGAAAGCATGTAAAATCTGCGTAGCATATGATGGAATGGAGAAATTCTTCCCCGCAGATAAGATTATCATGACAGGGAATCCTGTACGCCAGAACCTGTTAGCAAATAAACAGAGCCGCGAAGAAGCTGTAAGCTCTTTCGGTTTCAATCCGGAGAAGAAAACAATATTGATACTGGGTGGTAGCTTGGGGGCACGTACCATCAATCAGACCCTCATTGCTGTACTGGATACGATAAAAGTAAACGGCGACATTCAGTTCATCTGGCAAACAGGAAAAATATATATCCAGCAAGTCAAAGATGCTATTACTACCGCAACGGGCGAAGCTATACGTAATCCACGGATTTCTGCCATCCCGAATCTGTATGTAACGGATTTCATCAAAGACATGGCAAGTGCATATGCAGCTGCCGACCTCGTCATTTCCCGTGCAGGTGCCGGTTCTATCTCTGAATTCTGCCTGCTGAACAAGCCGGTCATCCTAGTGCCTTCACCAAATGTGGCAGAAGACCATCAGACTAAAAATGCACTGGCACTGGTAGATAAGAAAGCTGCTATTTATGTGAAAGATGTAGATGCTATGAAGCATCTGATTCCTGTGGCTCTTGAAACTGTCACAGATGCCGAGAAGCTGAAAACATTGAGCGAGAACATCGCTAAATTGGCTTTGCCGGATTCGGCAACCATTATTGCAAAAGAAGTATTAAAACTGATAAATAACGATAAGTGATAAGTGTATTATGAATATAGAAAATATAAAATCCGTATATTTCGTTGGTGCCGGTGGCATCGGTATGAGCGCCCTGATACGCTACTTCTTATCAAAGGGAAAGCTCGTTGCCGGTTACGACCGTACCCCAAGCGAACTAACCGAACACCTGATTGCAGAAGGAGCACAGATACATTACGAAGAGAATGTGGATCTGATTCCTGAAGCCTGCAAGAATATGGAAAGCACTTTGGTAGTGTATACTCCAGCTGTTCCGCAAAAGCATGCCGAGTTAGTATATTTCCGTAACAATGGTTTCGAAATTCAAAAACGGGCACAGGTTTTAGGAACGATCACACATAATAGCAAAGGCTTGTGCGTAGCCGGTACACATGGTAAAACAACTACCAGTACAATGACAGCGCATCTGCTTTACCAATCACACGTAGGTTGCACTGCATTCCTCGGAGGCATCTCCAAGAATTATGATACTAACCTGTTATTATCACAGTCCAGCCCATACACTGTGATTGAGGCAGATGAATTTGACCGCTCATTCCACTGGTTATCACCTTACATGAGCGTAATAACTGCTACAGACCCCGACCATCTGGATATTTATGGCACAGAAGAAGCCTACCTGGAAAGTTTTCGTCATTATACGACGCTTATCCAGTCGGGTGGTGCACTCATTATACACAAGGACATCGCTTTGAAACCTGATGTGCAGGCCGGTGTAAAAGTCTATAGTTACGCCCGTACCGAAGGAGATTTCCACGCAGAGAATATCCGTATCGGAAATGGTGAGATCTTTATCGATTTTATTGCACCCGACACGCGTATTAATGATATCCAACTGGGTGTTCCCGTCAGCATCAATATAGAGAATGGCGTAGCAGCCATGGCACTCGCCCACCTCAACGGTGTGACAGACGAAGAGATCAAGCAAGGTATGGCAAGTTTCCGTGGAGTAGACCGTCGTTTCGATTTCAAGGTCAAGAATGACAAAGTCGTATTCCTGAGCGACTATGCCCATCATCCTGCCGAAATAGCACAGAGTGTGAAATCCATTCGTGATCTGTATCAGGACAAGAAGATTACAGCTATCTTCCAACCACATCTCTATACCCGCACGCGCGATTTCTATAAGGAATTTGCCAACAGTTTGTCGTTACTTGACGAAGTCATTCTCGTAGATATCTACCCGGCACGTGAGCAACCAATTCCCGGTGTCACCAGCCAATTGATATACGATAACCTGCGACCGGGCATTGAGAAATGCATGTGTAAGAAAGAGGATATACTGGAACTCTTATCTCAAAAGCAGATTGAAGTTCTGATAACTTTAGGTGCCGGAAATATAGACAACTACGTCCCTGAAATCACAAAGCAATTGACAATTGATAATTAACAATTGACAGTTAATAGTTGAATAATGATAATTAGATAGTTGATACATGTTTAAAAGAATTCTATTGTCTATCGTCCTACTGCTCGTCATCGCCTATCTGGTGGTAGCTCTCTCGGCTTTCAACCGGAAGCCTGCCGGACAGGTGTGCAATGACATGGAATTGGTTATCAAAGATACCGTCTATGCAGGTTTCATCACCAAAAAGGAAGTGGCTGACATATTGGAGAAGAAAGGGATTTATCCTGTTGGTAAACCAATGGATCGCATCCGTAGTAAAACGCTGGAACGGGAACTTGCCAAACATCCGCTTATCGATGAAGTGGAATGCTACAAGACTCCCAGTGGCAAACTTTGCGTAGAAGTCAGTCAACGTATCCCTATCCTGCGAGTGATGAGTGCGAACGGGGAGAACTACTATCTGGACAATAAAGGTACTGTGATGCCACCCGATGCAAAGTGCGTTGCACACCTTGCCATAGTGACCGGAAGAGTAGAAAAGTCGTTTGCCATGAGGGATTTATATAAGTTTGGTGTATTTTTGCAGAATAATAAGTTCTGGGAAGCACAGATTGAACAGATACATGTGCTGTCGGACAAAGACGTGGAACTGGTGCCTCGCGTAGGCGACCATATTATCTATCTTGGGAAGTTGGATGGTTTTGAGCGTAAACTCGAACGGATGAAAGCTTTTTATGAAAAAGGTTTAAATCAGGTAGGATGGAACAAATATTCCCGCATTAGCGTTGAATTTAGTAACCAGATTATCTGTACAAAGCGAGAGAACTAATGTACGATTTGACGATGTCGGACGTACGATTAATATCAGACGTCCCCATACATTGATTTACAGAGTAATCTTAATCGTAAATAGAAAATTGTAAAATAGGAATATATTTATGGCAACAACAGAATTTATCGCCGCTATCGAGTTGAGTTCTTCCAAGATTTCCGGTATCGCAGGAAAGAAGAACAGTGACGGAAGCATACAAGTGCTGGCTTATGCGCGTGAAGATGCCGCTTCTTTTATCCATAAAGGAGTCATCTACAACATTGATAAGACCGCACAGGCTCTGACTTCCATCATCAACAAGCTGGAAAGCCAGTTGAACAACTCCATTGCCAAAGTATACGTAGGCATTGGCGGACAGTCTTTGCGCACGGTAAAGAATGCGGTAAGCCGTGTGCTGGAAGAGGAAGGGATTATCTCACAAGAGTTGGTAGACGCTATCAGCGACGAAAACCTCGAAGTCCCCCTGATGGACATGAGTGTGCTGGATGTCGCCCCGCAGGAATATAAAATAGATAATAACCTTCAAGCCGACCCGGTAGGTGTGGCAGGCAAGCGTATCACGGGAAACTTCCTGAATATTGTGGCCCGTGCTTCACTTAAGAAGAATCTGGAACACAGCTTTGAACAGGCTAAAATAGAAATAGCCGACCTGCTCATCGCTCCGATAGCATTGGCGAATGCCGTGCTGACGGAAAGTGAGATGCGTTCAGGTTGTGCATTGGTGGATTTCGGTGCAGATACAACGACTGTATCGGTTTATAAAAATAACATGCTCCGCTTCCTCAGTGTATTGCCACTGGGTGGAAACAATATTACCCGTGACATCACTGCCCTGCAAATGGAAGAGGCCGAAGCTGAACAACTGAAAAAGAAGTACGGCGATATGCTCTATGAAGAAGAGGAAACAGAGACACCCGCAGTCTGCACTTTGGAAGACGGTCGCAACATCGAACTTAACGTATTGAATGATATCATCGATGCACGCGCCGAAGAAATCCTTGCCAATGTATGGAACCAGCTTCAATTGTCAGGATACGAGGATAAACTATTATCCGGTATCATTTTCACCGGTGGAGGTGCCAACCTGAAAAACCTGGAAGAAGCATTCCGTAAACGTAGCAAGGTTGAGAAAGTGAAGACCACCAAATTTGTTCATAGCAGCATCCACGGCTTCAATGATGTGCTGAAGAAAGACTGTATGCAGAATACTTTGCTCGGACTGCTTGCTGCCGGAAATGAAAACTGCTGCCTGCAAGAGATGAAACCCGCCGTTACGACTACTGCTACTCCTACACAACCCGTTGATATGTTCGGCGATGACGAAGCCCTGAAAGAACAGGAAGCTGCCGCCCGCGCTGCCAAGGCCCAACGTGAAAAAGAAGAGAAAGAACGCCGTGAACGGGAACGTAAGGAGAAAGAGCGTAAAGAGAAAGAAGAGAAAAAGAAAAAGAAGAAAGAAGGTCCCAGCTGGTTTGAAAAGACCTTCAACAAGCTTTCCAATGAAATTTTCTCGGATGACGATTTGAAATAAACTCAATAAAATAAGGAACTATGGACGATATAGTACAATTCGATTTCCCGACAGACTCACCGAAGATCATCAAAGTGATTGGTGTAGGTGGTGGTGGTGGTAACGCCGTGAACCACATGTACCGGGAAGGCATACACGACGTGACGTTCGTTCTGTGCAACACAGACAACCAAGCGTTGAAAGAGTCTCCCGTCCCCGTAAAATTGCAACTGGGGCGTTCTATCACCGAGGGACTAGGTGCCGGAAACCGTCCCGAACGTGCCCGCGAAGCCGCCGAAGAAAGTAGTGAAGAAATCAAAGCGCTACTGAACGACGGTACAAAAATGGTATTCATCACTGCCGGAATGGGTGGCGGAACAGGTACGGGCGCTGCTCCCGTCATAGCCCGCATAGCCAAAGAAATGGACATCCTTACGGTCGGTATCGTCACCATACCTTTCATCTTCGAAGGTGAAAAGAAGATTATCCAGGCACTGGACGGTGTGGAGCGTATCGCCCAACATGTAGATGCTCTACTGGTTATCAATAACGAACGCTTGCGTGAGATATATTCCGACCTTACGTTCATGAATGCTTTCGGCAAGGCAGATGATACATTGTCTATCGCTGCCAAAAGTATTGCCGAGATTATCACCATGCGCGGAACAGTGAACCTTGACTTTGCAGATGTGAAAACCATCCTCAAAGATGGTGGTGTGGCTATCATGAGTACCGGTTTCGGCGAAGGTGAAAGTCGTGTGACCAAAGCTATCGACGATGCCCTGCACTCTCCGTTACTGAACAACAACGATATCTTCAATGCCAAGAAGGTGATGCTGAACGTATCCTTCTGCGAAAGTTCCGAGCTGATGATGGAAGAAATGAACGAGATTCACGAGTTCATGAGCAAATTCCGCGAAGGCGTAGAGGTGATCTGGGGTGTGGCTATGGACAACACATTGGAAGGCAGAGTTAAGATTACCGTACTTGCCACCGGTTTCGGTGTGGAAGATGTTCCCGGTATGGACAGCGTACTCGAAAAGCGCAGCCAGGAAGAGGAAGAACGCCAGCTTCAACTTGAAGAAGAAAAAGAGAAGAATAAAGAGCGTATCCGCAAAGCCTATGGTGAAAGTGCCAGTGGCATCGGTAGCAAAAATATCCGCAAACGTCGCCATATCTATATCTTCAACCCGGAAGACTTGGACAACGCCGACATTATCAGTATGGTAGAAAGTTCACCGACGTATCTGCGCGATAAGAGTACTTTGAGTTCTATCAAAACCAAAGCCGCCACCGAAGGGCAGATAGCTACGGAAGAAGCACAGGGAAGTGAAGGCCTGGGAGGTGTGATAACCTTCTAAGTTACAAAGCGACTTCAATTATTAAATGTAAATGGTAAAATAACAAATAGCATTATGGATTTATTTGAAAGAGTCAGCGAAGACATTAAAACCGCAATGAAAGCCAAAGACAAAGTGGCTCTCGAAACACTGAGAAATATCAAGAAAGTATTCCTGGAAGCAAAAACGGCTCCGGGAGCTAACGATACTCTGACTGACGACGCTGCATTGAAAATTATGCAGAAGCTCATGAAACAAGGCAAAGATGCAGCTGAAATATACATCCAGCAAGGTCGCCAGGACTTGGCAGACGAAGAGCTGGCACAGGTAAAGGTGATTGAGATCTATCTGCCCAAACAAATGTCAGCTGAAGAACTGGAAGCTGCCTTGAAAGAAATTATTGCTGAAACAGGTGCTACCAGTGGTAAAGATATGGGTAAGGTAATGGGGGTTGCTTCCAAGAAACTTGCCGGACTTGCCGAAGGACGTGCCATTTCTGCCAAAGTAAAAGAATTGCTGGGATAATCTCCTGTTTTGTCCCCGTCATTGCCCGTGTTTTCGGGAGACAGAAGAAGACAAATCAACTTCTATCTCCCAAAAACACGGCTTCTTTTTGCATTTTATTGAGTATCATAATTTTTAATTCAAATACTATCGTTATATTTGCCACGCATTTTAAGGGAATATCCCCGCATAATAATAAAACTAGAATTCTGGCACAATATCATGAAAAGCAATATAAAGATATGGAAATTAATAGTCCTTGTGGGGACAATGTTTTTCTTGTCTGACGTTGCTCATGCAAAGAACCGGGCACAAGATAGTATACCGGGATACAAGCCGGATACAGGTTACTTCGCCAAACGCTTTATTCACAGACTGGGAGTAGAATACCGCCCGGGATACATTTTCCAGACCAGTTCTTTTCTGGCAGGAGATAACTCACAATGGAAGCCTTACGAATGGGGTTATTCAGCCCACTTGAAATATTCATTCCAATTTAAGCCCAATACTTGCGCCGACCGGATTTATGGTAGCGCCTATCAAGGTATAGGCTTAGGCTATTACGATTTCGGAAACAAAGAAGAATTAGGAAATCCGATTGCCATTTACCTCTATCAGGGAGCACGTATTGCCCGTATTACTTCGCGACTATCACTCAATTACGAATGGAACTTCGGCTTATCTTTAGGATGGAAACCGTACGACGAATACACCAATCCTCACAATAGTGTCATCGGTTCGAAGGCAAATGCCTATATCAATGCGGGCATACAATTCAACTGGATGGTTTCACGGGAAATCGACCTGGTTGCCGGAATTACGGGTACCCATTTCTCCAATGGCAATACTAAATTTCCCAATGCCGGCCTCAATACAATGGGCTTAAAAGTAGGGGTTATCTACAACTTCAACAGACCTAAAGATGCGCTCACCAAGCCTCTATACCAAGCTCCCATTCCAAAGTTCTCACGATACCTCAGCTACGACTTAACCCTGTTCGGCTCATGGAGACGGAAAGGCGTATGGGTAGGAGAAGGGCAAATTGCTTCACCGGATGCTTATACCGTACTTGGTTTCAATTTCGCCCCCATGTATAACATCGGATATAAATTCCGCACAGGTGTATCATTGGATGGTGTATATGATGCCAGTTCCAATGTCTACACCATCCCCGGGAACGGCAATGAATGCTACAAACCTTCATTGGAAAAACAGTTAGCTTTAGGTATTTCCGGACGCGCAGAATATGTAATGCCCTACTTCACAGTAGGTGTGGGCATAGGAGCCAATGTACTGCACGGTGGCGGTGACCATAAAGGTATCTACCAGGTATTGACACTCAAAGTGGAGATGACCCGCAGTTCTTATCTGCACATCGGGTATAACCTGAAGAACTTCAGTGACCCGAATTATCTGATGATGGGTATCGGCTTCCGCTTCAATAACAAGTATCCTACCTTTCACAGAAGATAAAACGCACCATGTCCAAAGGGCTTCCCCACATCCCCAACACATCTCTTGCACATTCCTGCTTAATCTCACGCAAAAGATAGCATCTTTTACATCAAAAGGTGGCATGTTATGCTACAAAAGATGGCATCTTTTACAGCGAAAGATGGTATCTTTTGCATCACAGGTCAGTAAAATATGCAGGAAAGGGTTTATTGTTCCGCGTCAAAGAGCTCCTTCAACACCTCAAGAGACTTTAATACGGGAAAGTCAGGCAAGTGGAGGCGATAATATTCATTCATTATTGTAAGGCAGCGAGTACGTTCGGCGCGGTTCATGGCAAAGAGATGCATTGTTTCATAATTCATGCGCATCAGCATTATCAACCGTGAGGCTTCCTCCGGAAGTATATAAGAAGAATGGAGTTGCGGTCGCAAAGGAGTAAAACAAGCATTCAGCATATCAAAATAATCGCCTTTTTGATAATCTTCCAGATTAGGATATAATCCCAGGAAGCGGGATAAGCGCATCAGAAATACCAAATGGAAGTTGGCAAAATTATCACGGCACTCATCCAGCCAAATAATAGAATGCTGCAAATAAGCAAACAACGGACGGTTTTCAGCCTCCTCACGCACTGCCCGATAAAGAAATTCCGCCAGGAAAAGTGCAATGGAAGACTTATACGGATCATAAGGAATAGAAGAAAACGGATAGAAAGACTTCGCTTCCGTTATCTTATATATACTGGCATTCGGACGGAAATCAGCTTCCAGTTCCACTAAAGCCAATGGTTGGAACAATACCGGTTTCACCGCCGCCTTTCGCGAACGGGGAATCTTTACGATGAACGAAGCACGCCCGACCACCTCTGTATAAATGTCTGCAATAAGGGAAGTATCGTTATATTTCAGGGTATGCAGCACAATCCCCAGCGTTTTCTGTAACATCCGCACTTACTATTTTGGTTTCAATCCGGTAACAAAACTACGAAAAAAGACGGAAACAGCAGGGATAAAACACGGATAAATAAAAAAATGCAGGCAGACAAGTAAAAAAATGAAAGTTTTTATCCTACTGATATTCAGGTAATAAGCCGCAAATATTAGAATAACCCCGACATATTCCTTTGTTTTTTTCTCATGATTATTTTGCCAATTCAAAAATAGTCCCTACATTTGCAACCGCAAACGAGAGATAATCTCTCTGCAAGAGCAGAAATGCTCACCAAAGGATGGCCCGTTCGTCTATCGGTTAGGACGCAAGATTTTCATTCTTGAAAGGGGGGTTCGATTCCCCCACGGGCTACAACTAAAAAAATAAACGAATTAAAAAAGATTAGTCGAGATGGCAAATCACAAATCATCACTGAAAAGAATCAGACAAGAAGAAACTAGAAGACTTCACAACAGATATTATGGTAAGACCATGAGAAATGCTGTTAGAAAGCTTCGTTCTACAACCGACAAGGCAGAAGCTACTGCAATGTATCCGGGTATAACTAAGATGTTGGACAAATTGGCTAAAACCAATGTGATCCACAAGAACAAAGCAAGCAACTTGAAGTCTAAGTTGGCTCTTTACATTAATAAGCTAGGATAAGCTAATTAATATTACACAAAAGAAATATTGGAAGGTTGGACTTTTAAGTCCGACCTTTTCTGCGTATGGCATATTTATATCCCCTATTCCAAACACCTTCCGGAAGAAGCTAAAAAGCTGTAAACGAATGAAATTTATCACGCAGTTTAGTTTCGCATCTTACGAATTTTCACTATATTTGCTCTGTTATTTGAATAAGGAAATTAGATTATGACTGAAGAACAGATTAACTCCAATAGCGGGAACTATTCAGCCGAAAACATCCAGGTTCTGGAAGGTTTGGAAGCCGTTAGAAAGCGCCCCGCAATGTATATTGGTGACATTAGTACGAAAGGACTTCACCACCTGGTTTATGAAGTTGTGGACAACTCTATCGACGAAGCTCTCGCCGGCTATTGCGACCACATTGAAGTAACCATCAACGAAGACAACTCTATCACCGTACAAGACAACGGACGTGGTATTCCGGTTGACTTCCACGAAAAGGAACAGAAGTCAGCCCTGGAAGTAGTTATGACCGTACTGCATGCCGGTGGTAAATTCGATAAGGGTTCTTACAAAGTATCAGGCGGTTTGCACGGTGTAGGTGTATCCTGTGTAAACGCTCTGTCTACCCACATGACTACACAGGTTTTCCGCAATGGAAAGATCTACCAACAGGAATATGAATGCGGCCATCCGTTGTATCCGGTGAAAGAAATTGGCACAAGTGATATTACAGGTACGCGTCAGCAATTCTGGCCGGATAACACAATCTTTACTGATACCGTTTATAATTACGAAATCCTTGCCACCCGTATGCGTGAACTGGCTTACTTGAATGCAGGCATCAAGATCACGCTGACCGACCTTCGCGTAAAAGATGAAGAAAACAATGCCAAAATGGAAATTTTCTATTCGGAAGAAGGTTTGAAGGAATTCGTTCGCTACATCGACTCTTCCCGCGAACACTTGGTGAATGATGTTATCTACATCAACACTGAGAAACAAGGCACACCGGTGGAAGTGGCTATCATGTACAATACTTCTTATAACGAAAACATCCACTCATACGTAAACAATATCAATACCATTGAAGGTGGTACGCACCTTGCAGGTTTCCGTCGTGCACTAACCCGTACGCTGAAGAAATATGCCGACGATAACAAGATGTTGGAGAAAGCTAAAGTGGAAATTGCAGGTGATGACTTCCGTGAAGGTCTGACGGCTGTAATCTCCATCAAAGTGGCAGAACCTCAGTTTGAAGGGCAGACCAAAACAAAGCTCGGAAACAGCGAAGTGATGGGAGCCGTAGACCAAGCTGTAGGTGAAGCTCTGAACTACTACCTGGAAGAGCATCCGAAAGAAGCGAAAATGGTGGTAGACAAAGTGATTCTAGCTGCCCAGGCACGTGTTGCCGCACGTAAGGCGCGTGAGTCCGTGCAACGTAAATCACCGATGTCCGGTGGCGGTATGCCGGGTAAGCTGGCCGACTGTTCAAGCAAGGATCCCGAGGAATGTGAATTGTTCCTTGTCGAGGGTGACTCGGCAGGCGGTTCGGCAAAGCAAGGTCGTGATCGCAGATTCCAAGCTATTCTGCCGCTTCGCGGTAAGATTCTGAATGTGGAAAAGGCCATGTGGCATAAAGCGTTCGAGAGTGATGAAGTCAACAATATTATTCAGGCTCTCGGCATCCGTTTTGGCGTAAATACTGAGGACAGCAAGGAAGCAAATATCGATAAATTGAGATATAAGAAAGTGATTATCATGACCGATGCCGACGTCGATGGTTCTCATATCGACACACTGATCATGACGCTCTTCTTCCGCTACTTCCCGCAGGTAATCCGCAACGGGTACTTGTATATTGCCACTCCGCCACTCTATCTCTGCAAAAAAGGCAAAGTGGAGGAATATTGCTGGACAGACCAACAACGTCAAAAATTTATCGACACTTATGGTGGTGGTTCAGAAAGTGCCGTACACACACAACGATACAAAGGTTTGGGTGAAATGAACCCGGAACAGTTGTGGAGCACGACCATGAACCCCGAAAACCGTATGTTGAAACAGATAAGCATTGAGAATGCTGCTGAAGTAGACTACATCTTCTCCATGCTGATGGGCGAAGATGTTGGTCCACGCCGTGAATTCATTGAAAAGAACGCAACGTATGCAAATATAGATGCGTAAGAAAAAAACAGTGACTAATGATTAACAATTAGTGATTAGTCACTGAATAACACGTTTTAT
This window of the Bacteroides intestinalis DSM 17393 genome carries:
- the murC gene encoding UDP-N-acetylmuramate--L-alanine ligase, with amino-acid sequence MNIENIKSVYFVGAGGIGMSALIRYFLSKGKLVAGYDRTPSELTEHLIAEGAQIHYEENVDLIPEACKNMESTLVVYTPAVPQKHAELVYFRNNGFEIQKRAQVLGTITHNSKGLCVAGTHGKTTTSTMTAHLLYQSHVGCTAFLGGISKNYDTNLLLSQSSPYTVIEADEFDRSFHWLSPYMSVITATDPDHLDIYGTEEAYLESFRHYTTLIQSGGALIIHKDIALKPDVQAGVKVYSYARTEGDFHAENIRIGNGEIFIDFIAPDTRINDIQLGVPVSINIENGVAAMALAHLNGVTDEEIKQGMASFRGVDRRFDFKVKNDKVVFLSDYAHHPAEIAQSVKSIRDLYQDKKITAIFQPHLYTRTRDFYKEFANSLSLLDEVILVDIYPAREQPIPGVTSQLIYDNLRPGIEKCMCKKEDILELLSQKQIEVLITLGAGNIDNYVPEITKQLTIDN
- the recO gene encoding DNA repair protein RecO; its protein translation is MLQKTLGIVLHTLKYNDTSLIADIYTEVVGRASFIVKIPRSRKAAVKPVLFQPLALVELEADFRPNASIYKITEAKSFYPFSSIPYDPYKSSIALFLAEFLYRAVREEAENRPLFAYLQHSIIWLDECRDNFANFHLVFLMRLSRFLGLYPNLEDYQKGDYFDMLNACFTPLRPQLHSSYILPEEASRLIMLMRMNYETMHLFAMNRAERTRCLTIMNEYYRLHLPDFPVLKSLEVLKELFDAEQ
- the ftsA gene encoding cell division protein FtsA, encoding MATTEFIAAIELSSSKISGIAGKKNSDGSIQVLAYAREDAASFIHKGVIYNIDKTAQALTSIINKLESQLNNSIAKVYVGIGGQSLRTVKNAVSRVLEEEGIISQELVDAISDENLEVPLMDMSVLDVAPQEYKIDNNLQADPVGVAGKRITGNFLNIVARASLKKNLEHSFEQAKIEIADLLIAPIALANAVLTESEMRSGCALVDFGADTTTVSVYKNNMLRFLSVLPLGGNNITRDITALQMEEAEAEQLKKKYGDMLYEEEETETPAVCTLEDGRNIELNVLNDIIDARAEEILANVWNQLQLSGYEDKLLSGIIFTGGGANLKNLEEAFRKRSKVEKVKTTKFVHSSIHGFNDVLKKDCMQNTLLGLLAAGNENCCLQEMKPAVTTTATPTQPVDMFGDDEALKEQEAAARAAKAQREKEEKERRERERKEKERKEKEEKKKKKKEGPSWFEKTFNKLSNEIFSDDDLK
- the ftsZ gene encoding cell division protein FtsZ, whose amino-acid sequence is MDDIVQFDFPTDSPKIIKVIGVGGGGGNAVNHMYREGIHDVTFVLCNTDNQALKESPVPVKLQLGRSITEGLGAGNRPERAREAAEESSEEIKALLNDGTKMVFITAGMGGGTGTGAAPVIARIAKEMDILTVGIVTIPFIFEGEKKIIQALDGVERIAQHVDALLVINNERLREIYSDLTFMNAFGKADDTLSIAAKSIAEIITMRGTVNLDFADVKTILKDGGVAIMSTGFGEGESRVTKAIDDALHSPLLNNNDIFNAKKVMLNVSFCESSELMMEEMNEIHEFMSKFREGVEVIWGVAMDNTLEGRVKITVLATGFGVEDVPGMDSVLEKRSQEEEERQLQLEEEKEKNKERIRKAYGESASGIGSKNIRKRRHIYIFNPEDLDNADIISMVESSPTYLRDKSTLSSIKTKAATEGQIATEEAQGSEGLGGVITF
- a CDS encoding GatB/YqeY domain-containing protein; its protein translation is MDLFERVSEDIKTAMKAKDKVALETLRNIKKVFLEAKTAPGANDTLTDDAALKIMQKLMKQGKDAAEIYIQQGRQDLADEELAQVKVIEIYLPKQMSAEELEAALKEIIAETGATSGKDMGKVMGVASKKLAGLAEGRAISAKVKELLG
- the murG gene encoding undecaprenyldiphospho-muramoylpentapeptide beta-N-acetylglucosaminyltransferase, which codes for METKNNGPRIIISGGGTGGHIFPAVSIANAIKELRPDAEILFVGAEGRMEMQRVPDAGYKIIGLPVAGFDRKRLWKNFAVIIKLLRSQWKARRILKEFSPQVAVGVGGYASGPTLKVAGMMGVPTLIQEQNSYAGVTNKLLAQKACKICVAYDGMEKFFPADKIIMTGNPVRQNLLANKQSREEAVSSFGFNPEKKTILILGGSLGARTINQTLIAVLDTIKVNGDIQFIWQTGKIYIQQVKDAITTATGEAIRNPRISAIPNLYVTDFIKDMASAYAAADLVISRAGAGSISEFCLLNKPVILVPSPNVAEDHQTKNALALVDKKAAIYVKDVDAMKHLIPVALETVTDAEKLKTLSENIAKLALPDSATIIAKEVLKLINNDK
- a CDS encoding cell division protein FtsQ/DivIB, which produces MFKRILLSIVLLLVIAYLVVALSAFNRKPAGQVCNDMELVIKDTVYAGFITKKEVADILEKKGIYPVGKPMDRIRSKTLERELAKHPLIDEVECYKTPSGKLCVEVSQRIPILRVMSANGENYYLDNKGTVMPPDAKCVAHLAIVTGRVEKSFAMRDLYKFGVFLQNNKFWEAQIEQIHVLSDKDVELVPRVGDHIIYLGKLDGFERKLERMKAFYEKGLNQVGWNKYSRISVEFSNQIICTKREN
- a CDS encoding acyloxyacyl hydrolase, which produces MKSNIKIWKLIVLVGTMFFLSDVAHAKNRAQDSIPGYKPDTGYFAKRFIHRLGVEYRPGYIFQTSSFLAGDNSQWKPYEWGYSAHLKYSFQFKPNTCADRIYGSAYQGIGLGYYDFGNKEELGNPIAIYLYQGARIARITSRLSLNYEWNFGLSLGWKPYDEYTNPHNSVIGSKANAYINAGIQFNWMVSREIDLVAGITGTHFSNGNTKFPNAGLNTMGLKVGVIYNFNRPKDALTKPLYQAPIPKFSRYLSYDLTLFGSWRRKGVWVGEGQIASPDAYTVLGFNFAPMYNIGYKFRTGVSLDGVYDASSNVYTIPGNGNECYKPSLEKQLALGISGRAEYVMPYFTVGVGIGANVLHGGGDHKGIYQVLTLKVEMTRSSYLHIGYNLKNFSDPNYLMMGIGFRFNNKYPTFHRR